The following proteins are co-located in the Paenibacillus sp. JNUCC32 genome:
- the rlmD gene encoding 23S rRNA (uracil(1939)-C(5))-methyltransferase RlmD — protein sequence MKKNRKGSGTRRSGKPAASAALLDLPVAKNDEVVIDIIGMNHDGEGVGRADGYTLFVQGALPGEKARVKVLKTKKQYGYAKLLELVEQSPNRIAAPCPIYDQCGGCQLQHMSYAGQLEWKRQLVVDNLERIGKLRVVREAAGAGETRVGNERSGTDGGVDNEISETNGANPAVSGVDSDQEGILVRPTLGMSEPWRYRNKSQVPIGVTEGGLVGGFYARGSHRIVDMETCLIQHEQNDEVVSRVKAIGRKLGITAYNEETGQGLLRHVVVKIGFATREMMIVIVTNGERIPRVNEWISAIREELPAVVSICQNVNTRKTNVIFGDVTRVLWGREVIHDYIGDVKFAISARSFYQVNPAQTEVLYGKTVEYAGLTGEETVIDAYCGIGTISLFLAQHAKKVYGVEIVKEAIEDARANAELNGMKHVEFEVGASEDVIPRWKEQGIQADVIVVDPPRKGCDPRLLKTILEMKPERVVYVSCNPSTLARDLRVLEDGGYRTVEVTPVDMFPHTVHVESVAVLVRQV from the coding sequence ATGAAGAAGAACCGCAAGGGAAGCGGCACGCGCCGCAGCGGCAAGCCAGCGGCTTCGGCGGCCCTCTTGGACCTGCCGGTGGCCAAGAACGACGAGGTCGTGATCGATATTATAGGAATGAACCATGACGGGGAAGGGGTCGGCCGTGCCGACGGCTACACCTTGTTCGTTCAGGGCGCCCTGCCGGGCGAGAAGGCACGGGTGAAGGTGCTCAAGACCAAGAAGCAGTATGGCTATGCCAAGCTGCTGGAGCTGGTTGAGCAGAGCCCGAACCGCATTGCAGCCCCATGCCCGATCTACGACCAATGCGGCGGCTGCCAGCTGCAGCATATGAGTTATGCCGGTCAGCTGGAGTGGAAGCGCCAGCTGGTGGTGGACAACCTGGAGCGGATCGGGAAGCTGCGGGTGGTGAGAGAGGCGGCAGGTGCTGGAGAGACGCGTGTGGGCAACGAGCGGAGTGGCACAGATGGTGGAGTGGACAATGAGATTTCTGAAACCAACGGGGCGAATCCTGCCGTGTCCGGCGTTGATTCAGATCAAGAAGGGATCCTCGTACGTCCGACACTGGGCATGAGCGAGCCTTGGCGCTACCGCAACAAGTCCCAGGTGCCTATCGGCGTAACGGAAGGCGGCCTGGTCGGCGGCTTCTACGCCCGGGGCAGCCATCGGATCGTGGATATGGAGACGTGCCTCATCCAGCATGAGCAGAACGACGAGGTCGTCAGCCGCGTCAAAGCCATCGGGCGGAAGCTAGGCATCACCGCCTACAATGAAGAGACAGGTCAGGGCTTGCTTCGCCATGTCGTGGTGAAGATCGGATTTGCTACCCGAGAGATGATGATTGTGATCGTAACCAATGGCGAGCGGATTCCACGTGTCAACGAGTGGATCTCTGCCATCCGTGAGGAGCTCCCGGCTGTGGTGAGCATCTGCCAGAACGTGAACACACGCAAAACGAACGTTATTTTTGGGGATGTGACCCGCGTCCTGTGGGGGCGTGAGGTCATTCATGACTATATCGGCGATGTGAAGTTCGCGATTTCCGCGCGTTCCTTCTATCAGGTGAACCCGGCTCAGACAGAAGTATTGTATGGTAAAACGGTGGAGTATGCCGGATTAACCGGGGAGGAGACCGTGATCGATGCGTATTGCGGCATCGGGACGATATCCCTGTTCTTGGCCCAACATGCCAAGAAGGTGTATGGGGTCGAAATCGTGAAGGAAGCGATCGAGGATGCGCGTGCCAATGCCGAGCTCAATGGTATGAAGCATGTGGAGTTCGAGGTTGGTGCATCAGAGGATGTGATTCCACGCTGGAAAGAACAGGGCATCCAGGCGGACGTCATCGTGGTCGATCCTCCGCGTAAAGGGTGCGATCCGCGACTGCTAAAGACGATTCTTGAGATGAAGCCTGAACGGGTGGTGTATGTGAGCTGTAATCCGTCCACGCTGGCAAGGGATTTGAGGGTGCTAGAAGATGGAGGGTATCGGACGGTGGAGGTCACGCCGGTGGATATGTTCCCGCATACGGTGCATGTGGAGAGTGTGGCGGTGTTAGTGCGTCAGGTGTAG